A section of the Telopea speciosissima isolate NSW1024214 ecotype Mountain lineage chromosome 3, Tspe_v1, whole genome shotgun sequence genome encodes:
- the LOC122653598 gene encoding GDP-mannose transporter GONST3-like isoform X1 — translation MVEMPNDAENPKGNETQKSTDSNNPSAEIPAKWYDIIFQQASVYGIAAGYCISASLLSIINKWAVMKFPYPGALTALQYFTSTSGVLLCGWLKLVEHDSLDLMTMWRFLPAAAIFYLSLFTNSELLLHANVDTFIVFRSAVPIFVAIGETFYLHQPWPSIRTWISLATIFGGSVLYVLTDYQFTLTAYSWAMAYLISMSVDFVYIKHVVMTIGLNTWGLVLYNNLEALLLFPLELLIMGELKKIKHEISDESDWYSLGVLLPVGLSCLFGLAISFFGFSCRRAISATGFTVLGVVNKLLTVVINLIIWDKHSSVLGTAGLLICMVGGVMYQQSSNKPKVLTEAKAQESEEEQQKLLEMLSDPEERVTVKEVGDSGESK, via the coding sequence ATGCCTAATGATGCGGAGAATCCCAAAGGTAATGAGACGCAGAAAAGCACAGACAGTAATAATCCCTCTGCTGAGATCCCAGCAAAATGGTACGATATAATTTTCCAACAGGCATCCGTATATGGAATAGCTGCCGGCTATTGCATTTCAGCGTCTCTTCTCTCGATCATCAACAAATGGGCAGTAATGAAATTCCCGTATCCCGGGGCACTGACTGCCTTGCAGTACTTTACAAGTACCTCTGGCGTCCTTCTCTGCGGGTGGCTTAAACTTGTTGAACATGACTCACTTGACCTAATGACCATGTGGCGCTTCCTACCTGCAGCAGCAATATTCTACCTCTCCCTCTTCACAAACAGCGAGCTTCTCCTCCATGCTAATGTTGACACTTTCATTGTCTTCCGTTCAGCAGTCCCCATCTTTGTTGCAATTGGGGAGACTTTCTACTTGCACCAGCCCTGGCCATCAATCAGGACATGGATCTCACTTGCTACCATCTTTGGTGGAAGTGTGCTCTATGTTTTGACTGATTATCAGTTCACATTAACAGCCTATAGCTGGGCCATGGCGTACCTCATTAGCATGTCAGTGGACTTTGTGTACATAAAGCATGTGGTGATGACGATTGGCCTCAATACGTGGGGTCTTGTGCTGTACAATAATCTTGAGGCCCTCCTTTTGTTCCCGTTGGAGCTACTTATTATGGGGGAACTAAAGAAGATAAAACATGAGATTTCAGACGAATCAGATTGGTACTCACTAGGGGTGTTATTGCCAGTGGGTCTGTCCTGCTTGTTTGGTTTGGCCATCTCCTTCTTTGGGTTCTCATGCCGGAGGGCAATCTCAGCTACAGGATTCACAGTGCTGGGTGTTGTAAATAAGCTCTTGACGGTTGTTATCAATCTGATCATCTGGGATAAGCATTCATCAGTGCTAGGGACAGCAGGGCTGTTGATTTGTATGGTTGGTGGAGTTATGTATCAGCAGTCAAGTAACAAGCCTAAGGTTCTTACAGAAgcaaaagcacaagaaagcgaAGAGGAACAACAGAAGTTACTTGAAATGCTGAGTGACCCAGAAGAAAGAGTTACTGTAAAGGAGGTTGGGGATTCAGGGGAATCAAAATGA
- the LOC122654015 gene encoding remorin 4.1-like codes for MENMVKQMRVRFSGTEQDSQQDPNSTRERRIPPQKTSSFKGDEKKQQNWFQKQFSRQSSRDYDPSDGGEYATAIAAAAFAINSLEEAELVDKKKIREGSEKFPTKTNSKKEESSKKFPTKTNSKKEEGVALQQDTGKISRQFTSKQSKEDQQSPGNVFPRIKLISVFILNNITRCSAPENGSVEKSQWVDQRIPETAVTSEKKPEKAPTRVPTTKRTPTTAEEVDRQPRIIPPPPAKQTLPTAGDDKRKGSPTRTGPPSKADAWMEAEMAKIQTRYEKMNSTILSWEDEKKKKASRQLTMKETKLEQRRARALQQFRNEMTRIDQIVGGARAQVEEKRRNDEFKAKEKANKIRATGKVPATCFCC; via the exons ATGGAGAACATGGTTAAGCAAATGAG GGTGAGATTTTCTGGTACTGAACAGGATAGCCAACAAGACCCGAACAGTACAAGAGAACGAAGAATACCACCACAGAAAACTAGTTCCTTCAAAGGAG ACgagaagaaacaacaaaacTGGTTCCAAAAGCAATTCTCTCGCCAATCGAGTCGAGATTATGATCCTAGTGATGGTGGTGAGTATGCGACtgctattgctgctgctgcatTTGCCATCAACTCACTCGAAGAAGCAGAGTTAGTGGATAAGAAAAAGATCAGAGAAGGTTCAGAAAAATTTCCCACCAAGACCAAtagcaaaaaggaagaaagttcAAAAAAATTTCCCACTAAGACAAATagcaaaaaggaagaaggtgTAGCCCTGCAGCAAGACACTGGTAAAATATCCAGACAATTTACAAGTAAGCAATCAAAAGAAGACCAACAATCTCCAGGTAATGTTTTTCCCAGGATTAAGCTTATATCAGTATTTATATTAAACAATATAACAAGGTGTTCTGCACCAGAGAACGGTTCTGTGGAAAAATCACAATGGGTGGACCAGAGGATACCAGAGACTGCCGTCACCAGTGAAAAGAAACCAGAAAAAGCTCCCACTAGAGTTCCAACTACTAAGAGGACACCAACAACAGCCGAAGAAGTGGATAGACAGCCGAGGATAATTCCTCCACCCCCAGCAAAACAAACACTCCCAACAGCTGGAGATGACAAGCGGAAGGGAAGCCCAACAAGAACCGGTCCACCATCCAAAGCAGATGCTTGGATGGAAGCTGAGATGGCCAAGATTCAAACACG GTATGAGAAGATGAATTCCACAATTCTATCTtgggaggatgagaagaagaagaaagctagCCGCCAACTGACCATGAAagag ACCAAATTGGAACAGAGAAGGGCAAGAGCCTTGCAACAGTTCCGCAATGAGATGACAAGGATTGATCAGATAGTTGGAGGAGCAAGAGCACAGgttgaggaaaagagaagaaatgatgAGTTCAAAGCAAAAGAGAAGGCAAATAAAATCAGAGCAACAGGAAAGGTCCCCGCCACGTGTTTCTGTTGCTGA
- the LOC122653598 gene encoding GDP-mannose transporter GONST3-like isoform X2, protein MPNDAENPKGNETQKSTDSNNPSAEIPAKWYDIIFQQASVYGIAAGYCISASLLSIINKWAVMKFPYPGALTALQYFTSTSGVLLCGWLKLVEHDSLDLMTMWRFLPAAAIFYLSLFTNSELLLHANVDTFIVFRSAVPIFVAIGETFYLHQPWPSIRTWISLATIFGGSVLYVLTDYQFTLTAYSWAMAYLISMSVDFVYIKHVVMTIGLNTWGLVLYNNLEALLLFPLELLIMGELKKIKHEISDESDWYSLGVLLPVGLSCLFGLAISFFGFSCRRAISATGFTVLGVVNKLLTVVINLIIWDKHSSVLGTAGLLICMVGGVMYQQSSNKPKVLTEAKAQESEEEQQKLLEMLSDPEERVTVKEVGDSGESK, encoded by the coding sequence ATGCCTAATGATGCGGAGAATCCCAAAGGTAATGAGACGCAGAAAAGCACAGACAGTAATAATCCCTCTGCTGAGATCCCAGCAAAATGGTACGATATAATTTTCCAACAGGCATCCGTATATGGAATAGCTGCCGGCTATTGCATTTCAGCGTCTCTTCTCTCGATCATCAACAAATGGGCAGTAATGAAATTCCCGTATCCCGGGGCACTGACTGCCTTGCAGTACTTTACAAGTACCTCTGGCGTCCTTCTCTGCGGGTGGCTTAAACTTGTTGAACATGACTCACTTGACCTAATGACCATGTGGCGCTTCCTACCTGCAGCAGCAATATTCTACCTCTCCCTCTTCACAAACAGCGAGCTTCTCCTCCATGCTAATGTTGACACTTTCATTGTCTTCCGTTCAGCAGTCCCCATCTTTGTTGCAATTGGGGAGACTTTCTACTTGCACCAGCCCTGGCCATCAATCAGGACATGGATCTCACTTGCTACCATCTTTGGTGGAAGTGTGCTCTATGTTTTGACTGATTATCAGTTCACATTAACAGCCTATAGCTGGGCCATGGCGTACCTCATTAGCATGTCAGTGGACTTTGTGTACATAAAGCATGTGGTGATGACGATTGGCCTCAATACGTGGGGTCTTGTGCTGTACAATAATCTTGAGGCCCTCCTTTTGTTCCCGTTGGAGCTACTTATTATGGGGGAACTAAAGAAGATAAAACATGAGATTTCAGACGAATCAGATTGGTACTCACTAGGGGTGTTATTGCCAGTGGGTCTGTCCTGCTTGTTTGGTTTGGCCATCTCCTTCTTTGGGTTCTCATGCCGGAGGGCAATCTCAGCTACAGGATTCACAGTGCTGGGTGTTGTAAATAAGCTCTTGACGGTTGTTATCAATCTGATCATCTGGGATAAGCATTCATCAGTGCTAGGGACAGCAGGGCTGTTGATTTGTATGGTTGGTGGAGTTATGTATCAGCAGTCAAGTAACAAGCCTAAGGTTCTTACAGAAgcaaaagcacaagaaagcgaAGAGGAACAACAGAAGTTACTTGAAATGCTGAGTGACCCAGAAGAAAGAGTTACTGTAAAGGAGGTTGGGGATTCAGGGGAATCAAAATGA